A stretch of DNA from Lathyrus oleraceus cultivar Zhongwan6 unplaced genomic scaffold, CAAS_Psat_ZW6_1.0 chrUn1253, whole genome shotgun sequence:
TGGAATTCAAATGGAGTTGGTATTTCCAGTTTTTTTATAGGAGAGGCTATCAAATATGTGGGAGTGGGGCGAATTTCTTCGTATATTTTCTTTTTTGTATTTATCTTTTTAGTAATTTGTTATTATATATTTCTTTCTATATTTATATAATAAAATTATGGAACATAATAAAATCGACTGTACTATAGTATTCAACCAAAATTGGGGTTATCCGCTAAGAATTATGGTAGAGTTGTTTATGAATGTCTCATCTCAAAAGCGTCGGGTAAATCACGAAAGCTGCCGTAGCAGCTGCAACAGGAGTATAaattattttctcttttttgtttGAATTTGAAGAGATTCATGGGCGGGCGAACGACGGGAATTGAACCCGCGCATGGTGGATTCACAATCCACTGCCTTGATCCACTTGGCTACATCCGCCCTCTAACTATGTCTAAATTACATAACTTTTTATACCTTTTCATTATTCTTTTCTtctaaaatattaaaaaataagAAAACATTTATTTCTGTATATGTATACAGAAAAAGAATACTAACAAAAAGTAAGGGAGTAATATCCACAATGTTGATATTACTCCTTTACAAAAATTCGTATCTTTAAACCAAAATATTATCCATTTATAGATGGAGCCTCAACCGCAGCTAGGTCTAGAGGGAAATTATGAGCATTACGTTCATGCATAACTTCCATACCAAGGTTAGCACGGTTAATAATATCAGCCCAGGTATTAATTACACGACCTTGACTATCAACTACAGATTGGTTAAAATTGAAACCATTTAAATTGAAAGCCATAGTGCTGATACCTAACGCGGTAAACCAGATACCTACTACAGGCCAAGCAGCTAGGAAGAAATGTAAAGAGCGAGAATTGTTGAAACTAGCATATTGGAAGATCAATCGGCCAAAATAACCGTGAGCAGCTACAATATTATAGGTTTCTTCCTCTTGACCGAATCGGTAACCTTCATTAGCAGATTCATTTTCTGTGGTTTCCCTGATCAAACTAGAAGTTACCAAGGAACCGTGCATAGCACTGAATAGGGAGCCGCCGAATACACCAGCTACACCTAACATGTGAAATGGGTGCATAAGAATATTATGCTCAGCCTGAAATACAATCATAAAGTTGAAAGTACCAGAGATTCCTAGAGGCATACCATCTGAAAAGCTTCCTTGACCAATTGGGTAGATTAAGAAAACTGCAGTAGCAGCTGCAACGGGAGCTGAATATGCAACAGCAATCCAAGGGCGCATACCCAGACGAAAACTAAGTTCCCACTCACGACCCATGTAACAAGCTACACCAAGTAAGAAGTGTAGAACAATTAGTTCATAAGGACCGCCGTTGTATAACCATTCATCAACGGATGCAGCTTCCCATATCGGGTAAAAGTGCAAACCGATAGCCGCAGAAGTAGGAATAATGGCACCAGAAATAATATTGTTTCCGTAAAGTAGAGATCCAGAAACAGGCTCACGAATACCATCAATATCTACTGGAGGGGCAGCAATGAAAGCGATAATAAATACAGAAGTTGCGGTCAATAAGGTAGGGATCATCAAAACACCAAACCATCCAATGTAAAGACGGTTTTCAGTGCTGGTTATCCAGTTACAGAAGCGACCCCATAGGTTTTCGCTATCGCGTCTCTCTAAAATTGCAGTCATGGTAAAATCTTGGGTTTATTGAAATTGAATTATCAGGGACTCCCAAGCACACGAATTCTCTATAACTATAGAATTAAGGGCTTGTTATAAAACAGTATAACATGACTTATATACGGGTGTCAACCAATACCAATATCCACCGTATCCTGTTATTGATCTAGATTCAGacatattttatttttttaccTCATTTCACCATCCattcaaaaaaaaagaaaaaaggttttCTATATTCTCTAGATATGACTTCGCTATGATATGTAATAGTGATCTATTCATTCTTTCGCtatattaattataatatataatttatcTATTAATTAGAATGGGTTGCCCGGGACTCGAACCCGGAACTAGTCGGATGGAGTAGAAAATTCCATgtttaatcaaataaaacaataaaaaaccCCTCCCCAAGCCGTGCATGCATTTTTCATTGCACACGGCTTTCCCTATGTATACATCTAAACCTGAGTTACTTTTCCAGAAGAGGAATCTTGAAACTCAACTCTTAACATTTCATAATCCTTTCtatatagatatatataatatttaaGTATCATAACCAATCATTCATCATGGACCAGATCGTTACTGAAAAGAATATCCAAATACCAAATACGATTTCTATGTAACCTCTGCAAAGTAGAGGAATCTCTTGGAAAAATCAAAGAAATAATTTCTTCTTCCTCTGTAAAGAATTCTTGCAATAATTCTTCTGAACCTGATCTTTTCAAAAAAGCGCGTACAGTACTTTTGTGTTTACAAGCCAAAGTTTTAATACAAGAAAGCCGAAGTATATATTTTATTCGATACAAACTTTTTTTTTTTGAGGATCCATTATAATAATGAGAAAGATTTCTGCATATTCGCAAAAATCGATCAATAATATCAAAATCGGATGAATCGGCCCAGACCGGCTTACTAATGGGCTCCCCTAATACATTACAAAATTTCGCTTTAGCCAAGGATCTAATTAGAGGAATAATTGGAACTATTATATCCAATTTTTTGATAACAATTTCGATTAGAAATGTATTTTGCAGCATTTGACTCCGTACCACTGAACGATTTAGTCGCACATTTGAAAAATAGCCTAAAAGCTGAAATGAATGTTCGGATAATGGGTTTATATTGATCATTCTTGGTTGAGACCAAACATCAAAAAAACATTGCCATAAATGGATAAAATAGTGTTTCCATTTATTCATCAAAAAAGGCGCATTCTTTGAAGCCAGAATGCATTTTCCTTGATATCGAACATAATGAATGTTAGGATCCTTGAAGAATGTTAAAGGATACGAAAAATCTTTAGCAAAAACTTTTCCAAGATGCTCTCTTTTTCCATAAAAAAAAATTCGCTCaaaaaaaatgctaaaagatTTGAATCCTAAATGAGAGGATTTATTACGTAGAAAAACGAGGATATATTCATATTCACATACATAAAAATTATGGAGGAACAAAAATAATCTTGGATTACTTTTTGAAAAAGTCGAAATCGATTTTTTGGTAGTAATAAAACTATTCCAATTacaaaaatgataaagaaacAGCCGTAATAAATGAAAAAAAGGGGCATCTTTCACCCAGTATCGAAGGATTTGAACTAAGATTTCCAGATGGATAGGATAGGGTATTCGTATATCTGACACATAATTTAAATATGTAAATTTATCTTCCAAAAAGGGGAAAATGGAATGAATTGATCTCAAATTTTTAAAAGATTTGAGGATTTCTGCCTCCTCGAAGGAAGAGCTTAATTGTCGGAAAAATGGAATTTCCACGACGATGGCAAAACCCTCTGATATTATTTGACAATCCAAATTCTTATTATACCCCCAAAATGGATTTTTGGGAGAATCATTAGCCGAAATGATTAAATGATTCTGTTGATACATTCGAGTAATTAACCGTTTTACAATTAGTAAACTATATTTATTGTCATAACCTACATTTTCCAAAAAAATGGATCTATGAAAATGATGACTATAAGCAAGTCCATAAATATACTCCCTAAAAAGAAGTGGGTATAGGAAGTCCTGTTGGCGAGATCTAGATCGTTCTAAATATActtgatattccttcattttcTAAATTCGATTTGGTCAAAGGATCAGAGATTCATTGGATTCTCAAATGATACATAGTGCGATACAGTCAAAACAAGGTATTCTATATCTATATTCGAATTGAAATCAAAAACAAATATGAATAGATACCTAGAAAACGAGTTAAAACCGATTAATGGACTATCTCCCCTCGCTTGTTCCTTCTCATTTTAACAAGCTAGTTAGAAATCCTTTATTTTTTGGACCAATCGCTCTTTTGATTTTGGAAAAAAATATCTTTATCAATATACTCTTTCTTCTACATATTTCTTGCTACCCCATAACATAATGGGGTATAGCTAATAAT
This window harbors:
- the LOC127115141 gene encoding photosystem II protein D1, whose protein sequence is MTAILERRDSENLWGRFCNWITSTENRLYIGWFGVLMIPTLLTATSVFIIAFIAAPPVDIDGIREPVSGSLLYGNNIISGAIIPTSAAIGLHFYPIWEAASVDEWLYNGGPYELIVLHFLLGVACYMGREWELSFRLGMRPWIAVAYSAPVAAATAVFLIYPIGQGSFSDGMPLGISGTFNFMIVFQAEHNILMHPFHMLGVAGVFGGSLFSAMHGSLVTSSLIRETTENESANEGYRFGQEEETYNIVAAHGYFGRLIFQYASFNNSRSLHFFLAAWPVVGIWFTALGISTMAFNLNGFNFNQSVVDSQGRVINTWADIINRANLGMEVMHERNAHNFPLDLAAVEAPSING